Proteins co-encoded in one Spirosoma endbachense genomic window:
- a CDS encoding porin family protein: MFRSISLRSLAIPCVALLTCLSTTYAQQRFSAGPRVGLNLSTLRGDVEGYKMTPGLVAGAFLMYSSLNHFGISADVLYSQRGGKFTGVNPGNVPVELKQQINYLEIPVALRYFLTLSGNFRPNLFFGPTLAIPLSAKRVNQKIGGSTQPDVTNSEAFNNPDLGLFAGFQLNFPGLGERQRFLIDARYTYGLADATSQPISGGIGGQNIYNSTITLTLGYGFGVGPEYRSRYRR; encoded by the coding sequence ATGTTTCGCTCAATTTCGCTACGTTCACTCGCCATTCCATGCGTAGCCCTTTTAACTTGCTTATCAACTACTTACGCACAGCAACGTTTCAGCGCAGGGCCGCGCGTTGGCTTGAATTTATCCACATTGCGGGGTGATGTGGAAGGCTACAAAATGACTCCTGGTCTTGTAGCGGGCGCTTTTCTGATGTACAGTTCATTAAATCACTTCGGCATCTCCGCCGACGTATTATATTCTCAACGCGGTGGTAAATTTACGGGAGTTAACCCAGGCAACGTACCCGTTGAACTGAAACAGCAAATTAACTATCTGGAAATCCCGGTGGCATTACGCTACTTCCTGACATTGAGTGGTAATTTCCGGCCAAATCTTTTCTTCGGTCCAACGCTGGCTATACCATTAAGCGCCAAACGAGTTAATCAAAAGATCGGCGGATCAACCCAGCCGGATGTAACGAACTCAGAAGCGTTCAATAATCCCGACCTTGGCTTATTTGCCGGTTTCCAGTTAAACTTTCCAGGTTTGGGCGAACGGCAACGTTTTTTGATCGATGCCCGCTATACCTATGGCCTGGCCGATGCGACAAGCCAGCCGATCTCCGGTGGCATTGGGGGGCAAAACATTTACAACTCCACAATTACCTTAACACTAGGCTATGGCTTTGGTGTTGGTCCTGAATATCGTAGTCGGTATCGGCGGTAG
- a CDS encoding DUF4394 domain-containing protein, with translation MFYNKSLRSLIGMLTLGTLLTLNACQNMQPQLEPQSGLSTANARLSADFMFYVLTDNNQLLKLNTQNPGVNLGTINITGVQNNERLVAIDFRPATGQLYGVSNGSRIYAINLANGAATALGSGAFSPSINGDVVGFDFNPTVDRIRLVTNKGQNLRLNPETGTVMIVDGSINGVANVAVSGVAYTNNRSGSTTTTLYDIDPITDKLYRQDPPNNGTLAEVGSLGIDIAGTGSFDIAPDGSAIATLISGITQGLYQIDLASGRAERLGDLPGTTSIVGVAIPTEPVAYAVDGANTLYIFNPMTGSSVTKAITGLQGGETLYGIDFRPANGQLFALGSTSRLYTINTSNGAATAVGSGPFTPSIPSAGGDFGFDFNPTVDRIRLVGFNGQDLRLNPNDGTVVGVDGTLAFASGQGSPNVTAAAYTNNFAGSTATTLYDIDTRTGSAWLVMQTPPNNGTLVPVGSLGVEIEGGNGFDIGGTSNMGYALLRSGGSTKVYTINLSSGAASFSANLTGNPSVRGFAVGLGF, from the coding sequence ATGTTTTATAACAAATCGCTCCGTTCTCTGATCGGTATGCTAACCCTGGGCACGCTACTGACCCTTAATGCCTGTCAGAATATGCAACCACAGCTAGAGCCGCAAAGTGGCCTCTCTACTGCCAATGCACGTCTGTCTGCTGATTTTATGTTTTATGTCTTGACAGACAACAATCAGTTATTAAAACTGAATACGCAGAATCCTGGCGTCAATCTGGGCACGATCAATATTACAGGCGTTCAGAACAACGAACGGCTGGTAGCCATTGACTTCCGACCAGCAACGGGTCAGTTATATGGCGTCAGTAACGGTAGCCGAATTTATGCTATTAATCTGGCCAATGGTGCGGCTACAGCGTTGGGATCAGGCGCATTCTCACCCAGTATTAACGGCGATGTGGTTGGCTTTGATTTTAACCCAACAGTTGATCGCATTCGGCTTGTTACGAATAAAGGTCAGAATTTGCGCTTAAATCCGGAGACAGGAACGGTAATGATTGTTGATGGCTCCATCAATGGTGTAGCCAACGTGGCCGTTTCGGGGGTTGCCTACACCAACAACCGTTCAGGATCTACCACGACAACCTTATACGATATTGACCCAATTACGGACAAACTGTATCGCCAGGACCCGCCCAATAATGGAACGCTGGCAGAGGTCGGTTCACTGGGTATTGACATTGCCGGTACGGGTAGTTTCGACATCGCCCCCGATGGCAGTGCCATTGCAACCTTAATTAGCGGCATTACGCAAGGACTTTATCAGATTGATCTGGCAAGCGGCCGTGCCGAGCGTTTAGGCGACCTGCCAGGCACAACCAGCATTGTTGGGGTAGCCATTCCAACGGAGCCGGTTGCTTACGCCGTCGATGGTGCCAATACGCTGTATATCTTCAATCCAATGACAGGCTCGTCCGTAACCAAAGCCATTACGGGCTTACAAGGCGGTGAGACGTTGTATGGTATTGATTTCAGACCGGCTAACGGGCAGTTATTTGCGCTGGGTAGCACAAGCCGGCTCTATACCATAAACACCTCAAATGGTGCCGCTACGGCAGTGGGTTCAGGGCCATTTACGCCGTCGATTCCAAGTGCAGGAGGTGACTTCGGATTTGATTTCAACCCAACGGTTGACCGTATCCGGCTTGTCGGTTTCAATGGTCAGGATCTGCGACTCAACCCTAATGATGGCACTGTAGTCGGTGTGGATGGCACATTGGCTTTTGCGTCAGGACAGGGCTCACCAAACGTAACAGCAGCCGCCTATACGAACAACTTCGCAGGCTCAACGGCAACAACCCTATACGACATTGATACCCGCACAGGCAGTGCCTGGTTAGTTATGCAGACACCTCCCAACAATGGAACGCTGGTGCCTGTTGGCTCGCTTGGGGTTGAGATAGAAGGTGGTAACGGCTTCGATATCGGTGGTACCTCGAATATGGGTTATGCGCTGCTGCGTTCGGGCGGTTCGACTAAAGTCTATACGATCAACCTGTCGTCAGGGGCCGCATCATTCAGCGCTAATCTCACAGGCAACCCATCGGTTCGCGGCTTTGCCGTTGGCCTGGGTTTCTAA
- the carB gene encoding carbamoyl-phosphate synthase large subunit translates to MPKNAQIRSVLIIGSGPIVIGQACEFDYAGSQAARSIREEGIEVALINSNPATIMTDPINADHVYLLPLEKKSIVEILKKHQEMGRPIDAVLPTMGGQTALNLAIDCEKAGIWEKFNVKIIGVDIRAIETTEDREKFRLLMLKLGAGVCEGRTARSFLEGKEIAQEIGFPLVIRPSFTLGGTGGGFVNHPEDFDKALTAGLHASPVHEVLVEQSVMGWKEYELELLRDNNGNFIIICSIENFDPMGIHTGDSITVAPAMTLPDTLYQKMRDLAIRVMAGIGQFAGGCNIQFSVNPQTDDIIVIEVNPRVSRSSALASKATGYPIAKIAAKMAVGYNLDELMNPITGTTSAFFEPAIDYVIVKVPRWNFDKFPGADRSLGLQMKSVGETMGIGRNFQEALQKACQSLEIRRNGLGADGRELTDRDALTQSLAHPSWNRLFHIYDAFKAGMSFRTIQQLTKIDPWFLHQIEELIELEREIEQYDLDDLPPELLRIAKQKGYADRQLAHLLQVKESKIYDYRQTHNIRRVFKCVDTCAAEFEAKTPYYYSTFNNQLPITTDRPEPVSDLPGNESVRSNRKKIVVLGSGPNRIGQGIEFDYSCVHGVLAAKEAGYETIMINCNPETVSTDPDIADKLYFEPVFWEHVHAIIMHEQPEGVIVQLGGQTALKMAEKLTRYGIKIIGTSWEALDLAEDRGHFSDLLRKLDIPYPKFGTIRESEGAIELSRELGFPLLVRPSYVLGGQNMKIVINENELEQHVMKILKDIPDNNILLDHFLENAIEAEADAICDGEDVYIIGIMEHIEPAGIHSGDSYAVLPTFDLSENVIRQIEEHTKKIAVALKTVGLINIQFAIKNEVVYIIEANPRASRTVPFICKAYQEPYVNYATKVMLGDKKVKDFDFKPVKKGYAIKIPVFSFSKFPNVNKELGPEMKSTGEGIYFIDDLTDDYFQKIYSERNLYLSR, encoded by the coding sequence ATGCCCAAAAACGCTCAAATCCGCTCGGTTCTTATTATCGGTTCTGGCCCTATCGTTATCGGACAGGCCTGTGAATTTGATTATGCCGGTTCTCAAGCGGCCCGTTCTATTCGGGAAGAAGGTATTGAAGTTGCATTGATTAACTCCAATCCGGCTACCATCATGACCGACCCTATCAACGCCGATCATGTTTATCTGTTGCCGCTGGAGAAAAAGTCCATTGTTGAAATCCTGAAGAAACATCAGGAAATGGGACGGCCCATCGATGCTGTTTTGCCGACGATGGGTGGCCAAACGGCGCTGAATCTGGCTATCGACTGCGAAAAGGCTGGTATCTGGGAGAAGTTTAATGTAAAAATTATCGGTGTCGATATTCGCGCCATCGAGACGACCGAAGACCGGGAGAAATTCCGGTTACTGATGCTGAAGCTGGGTGCAGGCGTTTGTGAAGGGCGCACCGCCCGGTCTTTTCTGGAAGGGAAAGAAATTGCGCAGGAAATAGGCTTTCCGCTCGTTATCCGGCCGTCGTTTACACTCGGCGGCACGGGGGGCGGCTTCGTTAATCATCCTGAAGATTTCGATAAGGCACTCACCGCCGGTTTGCACGCATCGCCCGTTCATGAGGTGCTGGTTGAGCAAAGTGTGATGGGTTGGAAAGAGTATGAACTTGAATTGCTGCGTGATAATAATGGCAACTTTATCATCATCTGCTCCATCGAGAACTTCGATCCAATGGGTATTCATACCGGCGACAGTATCACTGTTGCACCGGCTATGACCCTGCCCGATACGCTCTACCAGAAAATGCGCGATCTGGCCATCCGGGTGATGGCTGGTATTGGGCAGTTTGCGGGAGGCTGTAACATTCAGTTTTCGGTGAATCCGCAAACCGACGATATCATCGTTATCGAAGTAAACCCACGTGTTAGCCGGTCGTCGGCGCTGGCGTCGAAAGCAACGGGTTATCCGATTGCCAAAATTGCCGCTAAAATGGCCGTTGGTTACAATCTGGACGAGTTAATGAACCCCATTACGGGCACGACTTCGGCCTTTTTCGAACCTGCCATCGATTATGTGATCGTGAAAGTGCCGCGCTGGAATTTCGACAAGTTTCCGGGTGCCGACCGTTCATTAGGTCTGCAAATGAAGTCGGTTGGTGAAACAATGGGTATTGGCCGTAATTTTCAGGAAGCCCTGCAAAAAGCCTGTCAATCGCTTGAAATTCGCCGGAATGGCCTTGGTGCCGATGGCCGTGAACTGACTGACCGCGATGCGCTGACCCAGAGTCTGGCCCATCCGAGCTGGAACCGTCTGTTCCACATCTACGATGCGTTTAAAGCCGGGATGTCTTTCCGGACCATCCAGCAACTGACCAAAATAGATCCGTGGTTTCTGCACCAGATCGAAGAGTTGATTGAGCTGGAGCGCGAGATCGAACAGTACGATCTGGATGATCTGCCGCCCGAACTGCTTCGTATTGCCAAGCAGAAAGGCTATGCTGACCGCCAGCTTGCTCACCTTTTGCAGGTGAAAGAAAGCAAGATTTATGACTACCGCCAGACGCACAATATCCGTCGCGTATTTAAATGCGTAGATACCTGCGCGGCTGAGTTCGAGGCAAAAACACCCTACTATTACTCGACGTTCAACAACCAGCTGCCGATCACAACCGACCGGCCGGAGCCTGTTTCTGACTTGCCGGGTAATGAATCGGTTCGGAGTAATCGGAAGAAAATTGTCGTGTTAGGTTCGGGACCGAACCGCATTGGGCAGGGCATCGAGTTCGACTATTCGTGCGTGCATGGCGTGTTGGCCGCTAAAGAAGCGGGTTATGAGACGATCATGATTAACTGTAATCCGGAAACTGTCTCGACCGACCCCGATATTGCCGATAAACTGTATTTCGAGCCTGTCTTCTGGGAGCACGTTCACGCCATTATCATGCACGAACAGCCCGAAGGCGTCATTGTGCAGCTGGGTGGCCAGACGGCGCTCAAAATGGCCGAAAAACTGACTCGCTACGGTATCAAGATTATCGGTACCAGCTGGGAAGCACTCGATCTGGCTGAAGATCGGGGCCATTTCTCCGATTTGCTGCGCAAACTCGATATTCCGTATCCAAAATTCGGAACAATTCGCGAGTCGGAAGGGGCTATCGAGCTATCGCGGGAGCTTGGCTTCCCGCTCCTGGTTCGTCCCAGTTACGTACTTGGCGGGCAGAACATGAAGATCGTCATTAACGAGAACGAGCTGGAGCAGCACGTGATGAAGATTCTGAAGGATATTCCAGACAATAATATCCTGCTCGATCACTTCCTTGAGAATGCGATTGAAGCCGAAGCCGATGCAATCTGCGATGGCGAAGATGTTTATATTATTGGTATCATGGAGCACATCGAACCGGCTGGTATTCACTCGGGCGATTCCTATGCGGTTTTACCAACGTTTGACCTGAGCGAGAATGTGATCCGGCAAATTGAGGAGCACACCAAAAAAATTGCGGTTGCTCTCAAAACGGTTGGGCTGATCAACATCCAGTTCGCCATTAAAAACGAAGTGGTTTATATCATCGAAGCCAATCCGCGCGCTAGCCGGACAGTTCCGTTCATCTGTAAAGCGTATCAGGAACCTTATGTCAACTATGCAACGAAGGTGATGCTGGGCGATAAAAAGGTGAAGGATTTCGACTTTAAGCCGGTGAAAAAAGGCTACGCGATCAAGATTCCGGTGTTCTCGTTCAGCAAATTCCCGAATGTGAACAAGGAACTTGGCCCCGAAATGAAATCGACCGGCGAAGGCATCTACTTCATCGACGACCTGACGGACGATTATTTTCAGAAAATATATTCCGAACGGAATCTGTATCTGAGCCGGTAA
- a CDS encoding ferritin-like domain-containing protein, protein MNLQNILTEIEKVDADVFERLDHVSRRHVFHNFLKKALTGVAPVAFGAILNKAYAQSSVVTDVLNFALTLEYLEAEFYNRGLASPNLITGMEGWNTFQQIAKHENAHVALLKSALGGAAISKPNFDFSAKGAYPDTFSNYRTFMALAQAFEDTGVRAYKGQAGNLISAPDILTVALQIHSVEAMHAAKVRYLGGSRGWIMGAAGSPSAVYSGEDVRVEGGVDVVNLTGLGVDQVTGAFDEPLTKEQVLAIATPFLA, encoded by the coding sequence ATGAATCTACAAAACATACTTACTGAAATTGAGAAGGTTGATGCTGACGTGTTCGAACGCCTTGACCATGTATCGCGTCGTCATGTTTTCCATAATTTTCTTAAAAAAGCACTGACAGGCGTTGCGCCAGTAGCTTTTGGGGCCATTCTAAACAAAGCCTATGCGCAAAGCAGCGTTGTTACGGATGTACTCAATTTTGCGCTGACGCTGGAATACCTCGAAGCTGAATTCTACAATCGGGGTCTGGCCTCGCCAAATCTGATCACAGGTATGGAAGGCTGGAATACCTTCCAGCAAATTGCTAAACACGAAAATGCTCACGTTGCCTTGCTGAAATCAGCGCTGGGCGGTGCGGCTATTTCGAAGCCTAATTTTGACTTCTCTGCTAAAGGGGCCTATCCTGATACGTTCTCGAACTATCGGACTTTCATGGCTCTTGCTCAGGCTTTTGAAGATACCGGTGTTCGTGCTTACAAAGGCCAGGCTGGCAATTTGATCAGCGCACCGGATATCCTGACTGTAGCTTTGCAGATTCACTCGGTAGAGGCTATGCACGCGGCTAAAGTTCGGTATCTGGGTGGCAGCAGAGGCTGGATCATGGGTGCTGCCGGTTCGCCATCAGCCGTTTACTCCGGCGAAGATGTGCGCGTTGAAGGTGGAGTTGATGTTGTCAATCTAACAGGCCTTGGTGTCGATCAGGTCACGGGGGCCTTTGATGAGCCACTGACTAAAGAACAGGTGCTGGCTATTGCCACTCCATTCTTAGCGTAA
- a CDS encoding ferritin-like domain-containing protein, translating to MEKLQNDPTATPQGLTGKASAALGRRVFMRYLGATAAAGVVLSACHDQIVDPTVATGSARAGEAIDLGDIGSKDVNVLNYAYALEQLEAAFYTQVIKTPYAGINGYEMAILSDIRDHEIAHRELFKAALGAAAIPGLTPNFSSINFGSRASVLGTARVFEAIGVSAYNGAGKYITTPDYLLLAGKIVSVEARHTAIISELVNPQTTSFAGDDIVAAASGLGEARTPEEVLTLVRPFVLEIINGKNGRRA from the coding sequence ATGGAAAAACTACAAAATGACCCAACGGCAACTCCGCAGGGCCTGACCGGTAAGGCATCGGCAGCTTTAGGACGCCGTGTGTTCATGCGCTATCTGGGCGCCACCGCAGCGGCTGGTGTTGTATTAAGTGCTTGCCACGATCAAATTGTTGACCCAACTGTTGCCACAGGCTCAGCCCGCGCTGGTGAAGCAATCGACCTCGGTGATATTGGTTCTAAAGACGTAAACGTACTAAACTACGCTTACGCGCTGGAACAGTTAGAGGCTGCTTTCTACACCCAGGTAATCAAGACGCCTTATGCAGGCATCAACGGGTATGAAATGGCGATTCTGAGTGATATCCGTGATCACGAAATCGCTCACCGTGAATTATTCAAAGCTGCTTTGGGTGCTGCCGCAATTCCAGGCCTGACACCTAATTTCAGTAGCATCAATTTCGGCAGCCGCGCATCTGTACTTGGCACCGCCCGCGTTTTTGAAGCGATCGGCGTTTCGGCATACAATGGGGCAGGCAAGTATATCACTACGCCAGATTACCTGCTACTGGCTGGTAAGATTGTGTCGGTAGAAGCTCGCCATACGGCAATTATCAGTGAGCTGGTGAATCCTCAGACGACCTCTTTCGCTGGTGACGATATCGTTGCAGCAGCCTCTGGTCTGGGTGAGGCACGGACACCGGAAGAAGTTCTGACTTTGGTCCGGCCGTTTGTTCTGGAAATTATTAATGGTAAAAACGGACGTCGTGCCTAA
- a CDS encoding ABC transporter ATP-binding protein — protein MKTYLRLLSFARPLGRFLTPFVLTSLLSSVFGVLNFALLIPLLSTLFNQVDTNQMQRLLSQPAPSLISVVTSPTRVFNYYFAQAFSTYGQVGTLRFVCVVIVLSVLFNNLFKYLSVRQLESFKVRMVAKLREAVFGQTLRLQLGFFSNERKGNLISRITTDVQEVENSIANTLSAASKEVFLLIGYIIALLSISVKLTLFAIIVIPISGGFIATLVRRMKRDAQEGQQRLSSLVSLLDETFGGMRVVKGFVAEGFILDKFRQENEGYRRAVRSLANRRELASPFSEVMGVAVVAGILLYGGSLVLNGQSDLTAAEFISYIAIFSQVTRPAKDISNAFSGSQRGLASGERVLELIDTQPTVRDKPGAVTLNSFQKEISVRNVSFAYNADTPVLRDISFDLSKGKTIALVGSSGGGKSTIADLIPRFYDPTAGQILIDGVDLRDCTMESLRTQMGIVTQESILFNDTIFNNIAFGSAATEAEIMEAARIANAHDFIMAQSNGYQTVIGDRGGKLSGGQRQRISIARAILKNPPILILDEATSALDTESEKLVQEALTRLMANRTTLVIAHRLSTIQHADEILVVNQGRIVERGRHDELLTLDEGFYRKLSTMQNV, from the coding sequence ATGAAAACATATCTTCGCTTACTCTCGTTTGCCAGGCCGCTGGGTCGCTTCCTGACGCCATTTGTGCTGACGTCACTACTGTCCAGTGTGTTTGGTGTTTTGAATTTTGCCCTCCTCATTCCGTTGCTGAGCACCCTGTTCAACCAGGTCGATACCAACCAGATGCAGCGGCTACTAAGCCAGCCAGCGCCCTCGCTGATTTCAGTAGTTACCTCGCCGACCCGTGTCTTTAATTATTATTTTGCGCAGGCTTTTTCTACATACGGTCAGGTCGGTACGCTTCGATTCGTTTGCGTTGTCATTGTGCTGTCCGTATTGTTCAATAACCTGTTCAAATATTTGTCGGTCCGGCAGCTTGAGTCCTTTAAGGTACGGATGGTGGCTAAACTTCGGGAGGCTGTATTTGGGCAGACACTGCGATTGCAGCTTGGCTTTTTCTCCAATGAACGCAAAGGAAATCTTATTTCCCGCATAACAACTGATGTACAGGAAGTTGAAAATTCGATTGCCAACACACTCTCGGCAGCTTCGAAAGAAGTGTTTTTGCTAATCGGATACATCATTGCCCTATTGAGTATTTCGGTCAAACTGACTCTGTTTGCTATCATCGTAATTCCAATTTCCGGCGGTTTTATTGCTACGCTTGTTCGTCGGATGAAACGTGATGCGCAGGAGGGCCAACAGCGATTAAGTAGTCTGGTGAGCTTACTGGACGAAACCTTCGGCGGAATGCGGGTTGTGAAAGGGTTCGTGGCTGAAGGGTTCATTCTGGATAAGTTTCGGCAGGAAAACGAAGGGTACCGACGGGCGGTTCGATCGCTGGCCAATCGGCGCGAACTGGCATCTCCATTTTCGGAAGTGATGGGCGTTGCCGTCGTTGCCGGAATTTTGCTCTATGGCGGATCGCTGGTACTTAATGGCCAATCGGATTTAACCGCTGCTGAATTTATCTCCTACATTGCCATTTTCTCGCAGGTAACACGTCCGGCCAAAGACATCTCCAATGCGTTTAGCGGCTCCCAGCGGGGGCTGGCTTCGGGCGAACGTGTCCTCGAATTGATTGATACGCAGCCAACTGTTCGGGATAAGCCGGGTGCTGTGACCCTGAACAGCTTCCAGAAAGAAATTTCGGTCCGGAATGTGTCGTTTGCCTATAACGCTGACACGCCGGTTCTGCGGGATATAAGTTTTGATCTTTCTAAGGGAAAGACGATTGCGCTTGTTGGATCATCAGGGGGCGGAAAGTCGACCATTGCCGATTTAATTCCGCGATTCTATGATCCAACGGCCGGTCAGATTCTGATCGATGGTGTGGACCTGCGCGATTGCACCATGGAGTCGTTGCGGACACAGATGGGCATCGTAACCCAGGAAAGTATTCTGTTCAACGATACGATTTTCAATAATATCGCATTCGGTAGTGCGGCCACCGAAGCCGAAATAATGGAAGCTGCCCGGATCGCCAATGCGCATGATTTCATTATGGCTCAGTCGAATGGTTACCAAACAGTGATCGGTGATCGCGGAGGGAAATTGTCGGGTGGGCAGCGGCAACGCATTAGTATTGCCCGGGCGATCCTGAAAAATCCACCCATTCTGATTCTCGACGAAGCAACATCGGCTCTCGATACGGAATCGGAAAAACTCGTTCAGGAAGCCCTGACCCGCCTGATGGCCAATCGGACCACACTCGTTATTGCGCATCGACTCAGTACGATTCAACACGCCGATGAGATTCTGGTTGTTAATCAGGGACGTATTGTTGAGCGTGGTCGTCATGACGAATTATTGACGCTCGACGAAGGATTCTACCGGAAGTTAAGTACAATGCAAAATGTTTAA
- a CDS encoding PadR family transcriptional regulator, whose amino-acid sequence MSTPTNSSLLKGSLSIMILRLLEDREKMYGYEITQKVKELTAGEMTITEGALYPALHKLEAEGLLSTEMQLVDGRARKYYSLTKTGHTEAVGRIAELTNFLENLNLVLKLKPNL is encoded by the coding sequence ATGAGTACGCCAACAAATTCCTCTTTATTAAAAGGTAGTTTATCGATCATGATTCTTCGATTGCTCGAAGACCGCGAGAAGATGTACGGCTATGAGATAACCCAAAAGGTGAAAGAGCTAACAGCAGGCGAAATGACAATTACGGAAGGTGCTCTTTATCCAGCGTTACATAAACTCGAAGCTGAAGGGCTACTAAGTACTGAAATGCAGCTCGTAGATGGTCGGGCCAGAAAGTATTATTCACTGACAAAGACGGGGCACACCGAAGCAGTGGGACGCATCGCCGAGCTGACTAACTTTCTGGAGAACCTGAATTTGGTCTTAAAATTAAAACCAAATCTTTAA